GCATGGGTCGCCATGGTCCCCTCAATGTtccaattatatatatatatatatatatatatattagatagTTTTGATGGTCCCCCTCCCGGTTCCGTCCCTGTAGCTACACTGGTGGAAGCCGCCGCCTGTAGGTTGGGCAATCCATCTTTATATCCATCCACTTAAGTAAGCAATGTGAATGGAAGACATGTTCACATGGCGTCACCAGCACATATAGGTTCGGACAACGTTAGTTACACAGGGAGTGGCTAGCTACCTTTTACCCTTAAACATTTTTAATTAGTTTTACATAGCCTTAAACTTCAAGCTGAAAGCTGTCCAAAAGTACCATGCAAAAATCTGGATGTTGAGTGAAATCAATGGCAGTCATGCAGATGACGCGGTCACTGGCCCGGTTTATATCCTGATCCAACCTTTTATGGTAATTATATTTTATTGGAAACATCTGCATGAGGATCTATGAAAGAAAAAGATCAAAGTTAGGATATGATTTTCATAATTTGAGGAAAAAATTACGAAGCCATGGTTTACAGAAGACAAAAGTTGCAAGCAGCAATGAAAAAAGCATTATACAGACAAGACACAAGAATAAAGCAACTGATCTTTCCTAGAAACTACTATTTATAATGATCAAGTGAACCAGCAATATACAGGGATTAGAATATTCAGCAACTAAATTAAGTTAGAATATTGGTTGGCACTTTCTTTACAACAATATGCAGGGACTAGGCATTCTCTACCTTGATTTTATATATAATAACAGGGAAGAGTTACATAAACTAATTAACAAAATAGAAAACGGTTGCACgaatatatggtgaaaagttacatCAAACCTGCCAAAAAAATGAAGAATCGACATCCAAGATAGTGCTGCAGAAGAAGAATGTTTGCTTGCAACCCAGCAAAACCCACCAAATAGATGCACCAACTCCTGTCAGGCTTAATGTGCATGAAGTTGCGGGGACATCCAAAGATATATAAAGGAATTACAAGCCGAGTTACACTCATTCCAATAATGTAACTAGGCTGTAGTGGCTTTCTTGGGTCACGAAAAACATTTGTGGCACTCTGAGGTATCCAGTAGGAGTGCACAACCAGAGTAATAACTGGAAGGAATTTAGGGAACTCGTACGTGATCAGAATACCTCCCAGAAGGATACCACCTGAAAACGTAAACCATAAAGATGTGTGAGTGTGAAGTAGCACTACTTCCCTACTAAGAATAAATATCCATAACTTTTAGGTTAATATAATTGATACTAATGCTAATAAGTTGAAACATTTATTCCACAAAA
The Apium graveolens cultivar Ventura unplaced genomic scaffold, ASM990537v1 ctg3791, whole genome shotgun sequence DNA segment above includes these coding regions:
- the LOC141701376 gene encoding transmembrane E3 ubiquitin-protein ligase FLY1-like, giving the protein MSSIALCPNDEAAMVRFLMDDNGDCLPPMQLNATSVNTEMFFDKAFNYNLMVTFISILQVLLLIQQRKHSNTQSGAVKVSSFTIGQQAVMDAYLCLLHLTAGITVEQLYNAFSTAAFFKFVIFSFCELRFFLHIWKANRPTNYIQSVEARRELSVLYIYFCGILLGGILITYEFPKFLPVITLVVHSYWIPQSATNVFRDPRKPLQPSYIIGMSVTRLVIPLYIFGCPRNFMHIKPDRSWCIYLVGFAGLQANILLLQHYLGCRFFIFLILMQMFPIKYNYHKRLDQDINRASDRVICMTAIDFTQHPDFCMVTPCEHVFHSHCLLKWMDIKMDCPTYRRRLPPV